From the genome of Verrucomicrobiia bacterium:
TTCTTTTTTTGGGTTTCGCCTTCCAGACCTACGGGCTGGCCTACACCTCCGCTTCCCGCTCCGCCTTCCTGACCAGCTTATTGGTTTTGTGGGTGCCGTTCATCTCCCTTTTCGTGGAAAAGGAGCGCCCGGCCTTCTCCCACTGGGCCGCCATCGGCGTGGCGATTGCGGGGATGTGGTTTTTGAACCGGCCGGAGACCGGGCAGTTGAACCGGGGGGACTGGCTCACCCTGGCGTGCGCTTTTTTTTTGCCCTGCAGGTCGTATTCCTAAGCCATTTTGCCCGCCGCTACTCGGCGGAAAAGCTCACCTTTCTTCAGCTTTTCACCTGTCTTTTTTTCTCGGTTCCCGGCGCCCTTTTGTTTGAGCCGGAAACGCCGGCCTTCACCCCCAATCTCATAACCTCCATTTTGGTCACCGCCGCTTTGGCCACCACGCTCACCTTTTATTTGCAGACCCGCTATCAAAAGGACACCAGCTCCACCCGCGCGGGGATTATTTACGCCCTGGAGCCGGTTTTTGCCGTCCTTTTTGCCTATCTTATTCACGGCGAGGAGCTCTCCCGGCAGGACTGGATTGGCGGCGGGCTGATGCTGACCGCCATCTTGATTGCCGAGCTGGGAAAAAACCGATGACCAAACTTTTGTACTACGAGGACAAATGGCTTTTCGAGTTCTCCGCGTCGGTGATCGCCGCCGGGGAATTCAAGGGAAAACCGGCCGTGGAGCTGGACCAGACCGCCTTCTACCCGGAGGGGGGAGGGCAGCCTGCGGATAGGGGTTTCGTCGGCGGGGTCGCCGTGCTCGACTGCCAGAAAACGGACGGCGCGGTCTGGCACGTTCTGGAAAAGCCCCTTCCGGCGCAAATCGGCGCAACCGTTTCCGCACAAGTCGACGGCGAGCGGCGCTTCCACAACATGCAAAAGCACACCGGCCAGCATCTTCTGTCCGCCGTTTTTTTAAAAGAAGGGTGGCCGACCGTTTCCGTGCACTTTGGCGAAGAGGAATCGACCCTGGATTTGTCCGGGCGGGAGCTTGGTGCCGAAGTTTTGAGGAAGATCGAAGAGCGGGCTAACCGGCTCGTTTTCAAAAACGTCCCGGTCAAAATCTTCTGGGCAACGGAAGAAGAATTGCCTGCCCTGGGATTGCGCAAAACGCCGGAAGTTTTCGGAAAATACCGCATCGTCGAAATCGAGGGGGTGGACCGCTCCGCCTGCGGCGGCACCCATCTCGATTCCACCGGCCAGATTGGGATGATTAAAATTCTTTCCACCGAAAAAGTGCGCGATACGCAACGGGTCTATTTCGCCTGCGGCTGGGGGGCGTATCGGCTTTTCGCCAAGAGTTACGAGGATTTGGCGGCTTTGGCCAAGAAGATGACCCGTGGAATCTTCGAGGTCGCCCCGGCGGTTTCCACATTAATAGAAGAAAGCCAGAAGTTGCGGCGGGAGGCCTCCTTTCTGCGCGAACAGCTCCTGCCGCAGAAAGCGGCCGAGCTTGAAAAAGAATTCGCCAACGCTGCTGGTTTTTCCTTTCTGGGTAAAATTTACGACCGGGAGGCCGAGGAGATGAAAAAGCTGGCACAACTTCTGGTTCAGAAGCCGGGCCGCGCCGTCTTTCTGGCCTCGAATGCGGGCAGTTGGGTTTTGGTAACCTCCCCCGACTTGGCCGTGGATCTGACGGTTTTGGTGAAGGAGATTCTTTTTCCGCTGGGAGCCAAGGGGGGCGGCAGCGGCAACTTCCGGCAGGGAGGAGGGTTGAAAGATTTTGGCGCCGCCTGTTCGAAAGTCCTTGAATATTTGAAGAACAAACTTGGTGCATAACATTCTTCGTTCTTTACCGGCTGTCGGGGTTTTCCTTTTGTTGTTCCTTCCGTGTCAATCAGTTTTTGCCCAGCAAACCTCTTCCAAAAAAAGCGAACGGCTGGAGCTGCTTCCCGGCGCACGCAGTTTGTTCCACACCGAAGTGCGCGGGGAGGAGGTGACCTGGGTCGTCGGCAACGTACATTTCCGGCAGGGGGAGGGGGATTTCCGGGCCGATTCCGCCCGCTGGCATCAAAAAGCCAACCGGGTGGTTCTGGCCGGGCGGGTCAAAATCCGCTACCCGGAATACGAGCTGCGCGCCGATTCCGTCCGCTACGACGCCAAGACCAAAGAGGGGTGGGCTTACGGCAAAATCCGCTACGAGGATTTGAAGGAAAAAACGGTTCTGCTTGGAGAACGGGGGCGCTATGAGCGGGAAAAAAAATATTTACTTATTGACCAAAAGCCGGAAATGCAGCTTTTGCCGGCCGCCTCCGATACTTCCAAGCCGGAAACCACTTTCGTCTGGGCCAGGAAACTGGAATTTTACGGCGACGAGGAGAAGGGAGTTGGGACGGACTCGGTGCGCATCCGCCGGGGAAAGGTTTTTGCGTACTCGCAGAAGGCGGTCTTTTTGCGCAAAGAGGAGAAACTCGTTTTGACCGAAAAGCCGCGCGGCGGGGATGACAAATCAGAAGTCGCGGGCGAGCGGTTGACTTTGCATTTCAAGAATAACCGCGTCCACCGGCTTTCGGCCGAAAAGAAAGCCCGCGCCCTCTATCGGGACTTGGCCGACACCACCCGTTCCGAGCTGGCCGCCGATTCCATCACCTTCCATTTTGAAGGGGATGCTCCGGCTTTGATCCGCGCCCTGGGGCAGGCGTACATCTACTATAATCAGGCGGACGGCAAACTAAAAAACCACGCCTCCGGCGATTCCGTTCATCTGCATTTGAAAGACCGAAGAGTTGAAAAGGTCTCCGTCCTCGGCGGCGGGCAGGGGACTTATTACGCCTTTCCGGAGAATAAACCGGGGGGGGATACCGTCTATTATCAGGCCGGGGAAATCGAATATCAAATCCCCCCCAATAAAATCTTTCTTTTAAGCCGGGCCGAAACCCGCTATCAAAATCTGACTTTGGAAGCGGACTCGATGCTTTACGACGGGAAAGCCGAGCTCCTGTACGCCTCCGGCTTTGCGGATACGATGAAGAACGTGACCAAGCGGGTCTTGAAAGACGGCAAGGATGAGGTGGCCTACGACCGGCTGGCGTACGATTTTTCCACAAAGAAGGGAAAGATGAAAAGCTCCCGCACCCAGTTGGTGGAGGGGTACTACCGGGGGGCGGACGTTTCCCGCGTCTCCGAGGAAGAGGTTTTCATCCGGAACGGCTGGTTCACCACCTGCGACGCCGAGCACCCCCATTACTACTTTTCGTCGGCCCATATGAAGCTCATCCACCGGAACCGGATGATTGCCAAGCCGGTGGTTCTGCGCATCGCCGGCGTCCCTTTGGCCGCCATCCCGTTTTACATCTTCCCGTTAAAGCCGGGGCGGCATTCCGGCATTCTGAATTTGCGCATCGGCAGCTTCGGCAACGACCGGCGCGGCATCCACAACATCGGCTACTATTTCGCCTTGTCCGACTACTACGATTTGACCACCGCGGTGGACGTGGATGAAACGGGCGGGGATTTGAATTTGCTTTTCCGCTCCGGCGTCAACTACGCCTGGCGTTACCGGTTCAACGGGAGCTTGAGCGGTTCCTACGGGCGGGTCCGTTCCGTTTTCGCCATCGATTCCGCCGCCAATTTGTTGAAAAGCCGCTCCGACCGCTGGGATTTTCGCTTCAACCATTACCAGACCCTGTCCCCCACGGCCACCTTGTCCGGCTCCGGCAATTTCGTTTCCGACAAAAATTATTATCCGGACCAGTCCCTCGACCTCTCCACCCGTTTGAACCGGGTCTTGAACCCGCAGGTCAACTTCAGCAAAAATCTGGGTTGGGGGGGGCTTTCGATCGTCGCCCAGAAAACCTTCAATCTCGACACGGACGAGCGCACCTCCTCCTTCCCCTCGGTATCGCTGACCAAGCCGGCCAAGCCGTTTTTCTCCCCGGGCCGGGGGAAAGGCCCGGCCTGGTACCATTCGATTTTCTACAGCTACAGCGGCAATTTTTTGAACTACTACAACCGGGTGCGCAACACGGATTCGACCACCACCGACCGGAAGCGGGCCACCGCCAACCATAGTTTCGGGCTTTCCGCCCCGCAGAAGATTTTCTGGCTGACCTTGTCCCCCAATTTCAGCTACACGGAGAACTGGTTTCACATTTACCGGACGAACGGCTCGGAGGCGGCCGGGGTCTCTTCCGGCAGCTTCCGCCGGGGCTCCGGCTCGATGGGAATCTCTTCCACCACGAATCTCTACGGCACGTTTCTTTTCCGGCTGGGAAGTTTGACCGGACTGCGCCACGTGTTGAGTCCATCTGTTTCCTACTCTTGGATTCCGAAGTCCACCCGCCATCAAAAGGAAGCCGCCTTTGTCGGGGTCGGCGTGCAGACCCGGACCGCACAGGTTTTGAATTTCTCCTTGTCCCAGCTTTTCCAGGCCAAATTTCAAGGGGAAAAAGGGGAACGGAAGCTGGATTTGTTCACTGCCAACATGAGCGCCAGTTACAATGCGGAAGCAAACTTCCGCCGCTGGTCGGAATTGGCCACGGCCGTTCGCACCTCGGCCGTCCCGAATTTCTCCGTCGACTTTTCGGCCCGCCACGATTTTTATGACACGCTCGGCAACGGGCTTGACCGCCCGCGGCTTTTGAATTTTTCGATAACCTCCTCCTACAATTTCAACCGCACCTTCTCCTTCGGCCCGCCCTTGTCACCAAGTGAAGGTTTTGCTTCCTTGGCCGGATTGGGCGGGGATGACAATTTGCCCTTCAGTTTTTCCATCAGCCACACGATCACGCAAATAAAGCAGCCCCGCCCGGTCGCAACCACCCAGCAGGTAAATCTGAACGCCTCCGTCCGGCTGACCAAAACCTGGCAGATCTCCTATGCCCAGAGCTACGATTTGAGTTCCAAGGCCTCCAGCTATCAGGAGGTGGTTTTGAACAAAGACCTGCACTGCTGGCAGGGGTATTTTTCCTGGCGCCCCTCCGGCTTCCGCAAAGGATACTACTTCACCATCTCGGTCAAGGCCCTCCCCGAACTCAAAATCTCCAAGGAACCGGTCGGCCTCGGCACTTTCCTGCCCAGCACGTTTAGATAATCCGGGCGCCGGTTCAAAAAAATCGCAACCCGAAACGGCCTCCGCCCGTAATAGATACCGCAATGGGCTCTGGTTGCAGGTTCGTTTTGCGTTTTTATATTGCCGATGCCGGGTAAAGGCGAAACCGGGGGTGCAGGAGGATTTATGCGGGTCTCTATCTTTTTTTTGCTGGCTTCACCGGCGCTGCTTTTGGCGGCCGAGCCGGATTCCACGGAAAGAAAAGTCCCCGAACACAAGGCCGTCCGGGTCACCAACCCCATAAAACTGGACGGCATCCTCTCCGAGACGGAATGGCAGACCCCCCCTGTCACCGGATTTATCCAAAAAGACCCGAAGGAGGGGCAGCCCGCTTCCGATTCCACCAAAGTCTGGTTCGCCTACGACGACGAGGCGCTTTTCATCGGCGCCCGGATGCACTGCCCCGATTCGCTCGGCATCCGCTCCCTGGTTTCCCGCCGGGACCAGACCGGCAATTCGGAGCGGATCATCATCTCCTTGGACACCTATCTGGACCGCCGCACCGCCTACACCTTCGCCGTGGCGGCCTCCGGCACGCGGGCCGACTACTACCACGCCACGGACGACGAATACAACCGGGATTATTCCTTCGACCCGGTCTGGGAGGCGAAAACGAGAATCGATTCGGCCGGCTGGACGGCGGAGATGCGCATTCCGCTTTCACAGCTGCGCTTCAACGCCAAGGATGTGCACACTTGGGGATTCAACATCAACCGCTGGGTTCCCACCCGCAACGAGGATGACTATTACGTGTACATTCCGAAAAAAGAGACCGGCTGGTCCTCCCGCATGGCCCGCTTGAACGGCATCACCGGCATCAAGCCCGCCCGGCGGTTGGAAGTGATTCCCTACGGCGCCTCGGACGCCACTTTCACCTACGGCCGGGACAAGAAAAACCCGTTCGACGACGGGGTGAACATGAAAGGGCGCACCGGGGCGGATATCAAAATGGGTTTGGGGCCAAATCTGACTTTGGATGCCACTGTCAATCCCGACTTCGGGCAGGTGGAAGCCGACCCGGCCCGGGTGAACCTTTCCGCCTTCGAAATCATCTTTGACGAAAAGCGCCCCTTCTTTGTCGAGGGAAACCAGCTTTTGCGGGGGAACGGCCCGGCCTACTACTACTCCCGGCGGATCGGCGCGCCGCCGCGGGGTTCGGCTTCCGGCGATTACGTGGACCGTCCCAACACCTCCACCATTCTGGGGGCCGGCAAGCTGACCGGGCGGCTGGCCTCCGGACTTTCCATCGGGGCGTTGGCGGCGCTCACCGACGAGGAGTTTGCCGAAAGCTACGACACGGCAGGCGTTTCCTACAGCAAAACGCTGGTCGCCCCCCGCACCGGCTTTGGCGTGTTGCGTCTGCAGCAGGAGTTCGGCCCCTCCGCCTCTACGGCCGGGCTTTCGCTCACCGGCGTGGGGCGGGATTTGTCAAAAAGCCGGGAGCTCTGGCAGCTCCTGACCCACCAGGCGTATGCCGGCGGCGGAGATCTGAATTTGCGTTTCAAGGGAGGGGAATATGTGCTTTTGGGGACGTTCGGCTTCAGCCACATTAAAGGGGACTCGAACGCCCTCCAGCGGGTGCAAACCTCCAGCGCCCATTACTTCCAAAGGCCGGATGCGGACCACGTGGAATTCAAACCGGGGCGCACCTCCCTTTCCGGCTACCAGGGGTTTCTCCGCTTTTCAAAAAACAGCGGCAAGCACTGGCTTTGGGAAACGAGCATCGGGGCGGAATCCCCCGGCTTCGAATTGAACGACGCCGGCCGTTTGAATTCGGCGGACGACATCGACTTTTTCGGCGCTTTGAAATACCGGGAAAACCAGCCGGGGAAATATCTGCAAAACTACAACCTCGCCTTCTACGCCGGGCGGGGGTGGAATTTCGGCGGCGCCCACCAGTACACCTTTTTCGATTTCGAAAACAACTTCACCTTCAAGAATTTCTGGGGACTTTTTCTCGGCTCCGAAATTTATCCCCGCTCCTTCAGCGACGACGTCACCCGCGGCGGCCCCATGATGAAAGACCCCTTCGGCTGGAACGTTGCCGCGCAGATTTCAAGCAATTTCGCCTCCAATACCAACTGGTATTTGTACGGGATGTATGACAAAAACGAAATCGGGCACTGGTATTACTATCTGGAAAGCAAACTGGGGGTGCGGACTTCGGGGCGGTGGGAGTTTTCCGTTCTGCCGTATTACGAACGGGGGCTTACGATTCGGCAGTATATCGCCACACTGGGCGGGGGGAGGCCGGAAACGTTCGGCAACCGCTACGTTTTTGCCTATCTCGACCAGAGCACTTTGGCGACGCAGTTTCGAATCAACTACGCCTTCACCCCGGATTTGACGCTTGAACTGTACGCCGAGCCGTTTGCGGCCTCCGGAAAATTTTACAACTTCGGGGAGCTGGAGGCGCCCAAGACGACCTTGCCCGCGCAGTATGGAACCAATGGCACCACCATTACTTACGACAGTTCTTCGCGGACGTACACGGTGACGGACGGCACGTCCAGCTTTACGCTCGACAATCCGGATTTCAACATTCTCTCCTTCCGCAGCAACGTGGTTTTGCGATGGGAGTGGCTGCGGGGGAGCACGATGTATTTTGTCTGGGCGCGGAATTTATCCGAGTTTGAAGCGCAGGGGCGGCACGTTCGCCCGAGCCGGCTTTGGGACGCCTTTACCACCGGCGGGGATGTTTTCGTCGCGTTAAAAATCAGCTACTGGATCCCGGTCAGTTAGGGGTTCCTTCCGCGCAAAAAGCCCTCCTTTTTGGAGGGCTTTTTGTTTTTCACCAATTCCTGCTTTCGTAGGGGCGAATCTTGCTTGCCCTGAGCGTAGCCGAATGGGTATTCGCCCGTTTCTTCTTGCCCTACAACGTCACCCGGGGCCTCGTGAAAAGAATCTAAACCACCGACAAAAAACCGCTTGACAGATTTGCAAGGGCGTTGTACATTCCAAAATATGAAGCGTATTTACAATGGTGAAGAACAAAGTGTTAACCCTGAAACGGCCAGGGACCGTTTTAAGCGATTGGCTTCGCTTAGAACAAATGCTGTACTAAGAAGGCTAAAGGTTCTTGGCAACTGTGCAAATCGACATTACTACGATTACTCGGAGGAGGACATAAAAAAAATATTTTCGATCATCGAAAAGCAGGTTCAAGAAGTAAAAACCCGATTCTATTTTCCCAAAGAAAAGGAATTCAAACTCTGATGACCAGTAAAATAAATTCAAAGCAAACTGTCCAGGAAGAATTTGCACCTTCTACGTATTTGAAGATTGGTATGGATGACCTCGTTACAGCCGCTCTATACTTCCTT
Proteins encoded in this window:
- a CDS encoding DMT family transporter, encoding MRFFFALQVVFLSHFARRYSAEKLTFLQLFTCLFFSVPGALLFEPETPAFTPNLITSILVTAALATTLTFYLQTRYQKDTSSTRAGIIYALEPVFAVLFAYLIHGEELSRQDWIGGGLMLTAILIAELGKNR
- a CDS encoding alanine--tRNA ligase-related protein, with product MTKLLYYEDKWLFEFSASVIAAGEFKGKPAVELDQTAFYPEGGGQPADRGFVGGVAVLDCQKTDGAVWHVLEKPLPAQIGATVSAQVDGERRFHNMQKHTGQHLLSAVFLKEGWPTVSVHFGEEESTLDLSGRELGAEVLRKIEERANRLVFKNVPVKIFWATEEELPALGLRKTPEVFGKYRIVEIEGVDRSACGGTHLDSTGQIGMIKILSTEKVRDTQRVYFACGWGAYRLFAKSYEDLAALAKKMTRGIFEVAPAVSTLIEESQKLRREASFLREQLLPQKAAELEKEFANAAGFSFLGKIYDREAEEMKKLAQLLVQKPGRAVFLASNAGSWVLVTSPDLAVDLTVLVKEILFPLGAKGGGSGNFRQGGGLKDFGAACSKVLEYLKNKLGA
- the lptD gene encoding LPS assembly protein LptD: MHNILRSLPAVGVFLLLFLPCQSVFAQQTSSKKSERLELLPGARSLFHTEVRGEEVTWVVGNVHFRQGEGDFRADSARWHQKANRVVLAGRVKIRYPEYELRADSVRYDAKTKEGWAYGKIRYEDLKEKTVLLGERGRYEREKKYLLIDQKPEMQLLPAASDTSKPETTFVWARKLEFYGDEEKGVGTDSVRIRRGKVFAYSQKAVFLRKEEKLVLTEKPRGGDDKSEVAGERLTLHFKNNRVHRLSAEKKARALYRDLADTTRSELAADSITFHFEGDAPALIRALGQAYIYYNQADGKLKNHASGDSVHLHLKDRRVEKVSVLGGGQGTYYAFPENKPGGDTVYYQAGEIEYQIPPNKIFLLSRAETRYQNLTLEADSMLYDGKAELLYASGFADTMKNVTKRVLKDGKDEVAYDRLAYDFSTKKGKMKSSRTQLVEGYYRGADVSRVSEEEVFIRNGWFTTCDAEHPHYYFSSAHMKLIHRNRMIAKPVVLRIAGVPLAAIPFYIFPLKPGRHSGILNLRIGSFGNDRRGIHNIGYYFALSDYYDLTTAVDVDETGGDLNLLFRSGVNYAWRYRFNGSLSGSYGRVRSVFAIDSAANLLKSRSDRWDFRFNHYQTLSPTATLSGSGNFVSDKNYYPDQSLDLSTRLNRVLNPQVNFSKNLGWGGLSIVAQKTFNLDTDERTSSFPSVSLTKPAKPFFSPGRGKGPAWYHSIFYSYSGNFLNYYNRVRNTDSTTTDRKRATANHSFGLSAPQKIFWLTLSPNFSYTENWFHIYRTNGSEAAGVSSGSFRRGSGSMGISSTTNLYGTFLFRLGSLTGLRHVLSPSVSYSWIPKSTRHQKEAAFVGVGVQTRTAQVLNFSLSQLFQAKFQGEKGERKLDLFTANMSASYNAEANFRRWSELATAVRTSAVPNFSVDFSARHDFYDTLGNGLDRPRLLNFSITSSYNFNRTFSFGPPLSPSEGFASLAGLGGDDNLPFSFSISHTITQIKQPRPVATTQQVNLNASVRLTKTWQISYAQSYDLSSKASSYQEVVLNKDLHCWQGYFSWRPSGFRKGYYFTISVKALPELKISKEPVGLGTFLPSTFR
- a CDS encoding DUF5916 domain-containing protein, which codes for MRVSIFFLLASPALLLAAEPDSTERKVPEHKAVRVTNPIKLDGILSETEWQTPPVTGFIQKDPKEGQPASDSTKVWFAYDDEALFIGARMHCPDSLGIRSLVSRRDQTGNSERIIISLDTYLDRRTAYTFAVAASGTRADYYHATDDEYNRDYSFDPVWEAKTRIDSAGWTAEMRIPLSQLRFNAKDVHTWGFNINRWVPTRNEDDYYVYIPKKETGWSSRMARLNGITGIKPARRLEVIPYGASDATFTYGRDKKNPFDDGVNMKGRTGADIKMGLGPNLTLDATVNPDFGQVEADPARVNLSAFEIIFDEKRPFFVEGNQLLRGNGPAYYYSRRIGAPPRGSASGDYVDRPNTSTILGAGKLTGRLASGLSIGALAALTDEEFAESYDTAGVSYSKTLVAPRTGFGVLRLQQEFGPSASTAGLSLTGVGRDLSKSRELWQLLTHQAYAGGGDLNLRFKGGEYVLLGTFGFSHIKGDSNALQRVQTSSAHYFQRPDADHVEFKPGRTSLSGYQGFLRFSKNSGKHWLWETSIGAESPGFELNDAGRLNSADDIDFFGALKYRENQPGKYLQNYNLAFYAGRGWNFGGAHQYTFFDFENNFTFKNFWGLFLGSEIYPRSFSDDVTRGGPMMKDPFGWNVAAQISSNFASNTNWYLYGMYDKNEIGHWYYYLESKLGVRTSGRWEFSVLPYYERGLTIRQYIATLGGGRPETFGNRYVFAYLDQSTLATQFRINYAFTPDLTLELYAEPFAASGKFYNFGELEAPKTTLPAQYGTNGTTITYDSSSRTYTVTDGTSSFTLDNPDFNILSFRSNVVLRWEWLRGSTMYFVWARNLSEFEAQGRHVRPSRLWDAFTTGGDVFVALKISYWIPVS
- a CDS encoding DMT family transporter yields the protein MAASSEPLTSGSTPLPEGKKQLRADLVLVFITLIWGSTFTVVKGALADTTPFYFNAIRFLLAALIFLALFYRKIFPLDFLSLRAGVAVGIFLFLGFAFQTYGLAYTSASRSAFLTSLLVLWVPFISLFVEKERPAFSHWAAIGVAIAGMWFLNRPETGQLNRGDWLTLACAFFLPCRSYS